GAGATCACCCACTTCAGCGAAGAATAGAGCGACTGTTGTAACACCTAACCCAGAAATATTCATCATTTGCTTAGCACCTGGGATCGTTTCTACAAGAGCTTCTAGCTCCTGATCCAACTCTTCCAACTGCGTTTGATAAAGCTCATATTGGTCAATCAGATATTCCATTTCACGTTTGGCAAACTGAATCCCGATTTGAATTCCAATGCTCTTTTTGGCCGTTTCCACTAGTTTCGTTGCTCGCTTCATTCCAACTCCTCGTTGTACAAATGGCTTCCACTTTGAGAGAATCTCTTCAGGTGTCATTTCTTTAATTTGAGAAGGAAATGGAAACAGTTTTAGCGTGCAAAGAGCTGCTTTTCCTTCCCAATCCCCGAAAACATCGAAAAACTCCGGAAAATAACGTTGAATCAAATTTTGAATACGTCCTTCTGTGATGGCAAGCTGTTGAGTGAGCTGATCTCTTATTTTGACGCCTTCTCTTAGTTCCGCGTAAATGCCGTCTAAGAGATTTGGTACGGAGTATCGGCCGTCTTTAATCAGCTGTGCAATCACTCTGGCGTCTTTTGTATCGTTTTTTGTTGGAGAGTTGTCATCAAGCTCTTTGCTTTTCTTTACATGCATCGGATTGACTAGCACAAAGTCATAGCCCTTTGCGGTAAGGAAATAAGCGAGATTTAACCAGTAGGGCCCGGTTGGTTCAACCCCAAAAATCACATGGTTCTTATCATTTTCTTTTTGGTGTCGATTCACCCAATCTAAAAGCATTTGGAAACCATGTATGCGATTTTCAAAGATCAAGCGTTTTCCAAATTCAATTCCTCGATCGTCTTGTGCCCGTGCCACGTGTTTGTCTTTGGCAATATCAATGCCGATTATTAATGTTGATGGTGTGATTTGCGAGATTTTTCGATTTTGAGTATAATTCATTATTGAGTCCTCCTTGGTAACTTATTAATTCGGGGTCAATGCATTGACACCCTGTACTATACCAAGAGGGCTCTTTTTGTTTCAAACCTCAAATTTCTTCATTACAGGAATGCTCCTTATCTTAATAATACGGATCTATAATTATCATAGTTTCAGAAATTTATTATAATTTAGAATCTCCCAACGTTCGTCATGAAACTTCAAAACATATCCCGATGTTTACACGGAAAAGGACATTCTTCATTACAAATTGACAGATAAAACGAAAGTCTAATACATCGGAAAACATAATCACATCTTTGGAAGAGTTACCGTAATTTCTTGCCCTGCTAGGTAAGAAAGTGTTCATTTCTACTTGGCGGTTACATCATATCGTCAGCTAACAGATTGATGTATCTTCTTTTAAGATTTTTTAATACATCAATCTGTTTATTTATTTTATCAATTTTCTTTTGGTAGCCACTTTTCAATAAAAAATCCGCAGAATTACATAGCCTAGCGATAGCTAACGGCTAGGTAACTTCAGCGGATCTCGCTTTTTCGGTTTACACTATTCGTTTTTACTGCTCTTTTTTATATTGGATTGTTTTCTAGCCTTGATTAACTGACTTAACCTTTTGGATTCATGTTCATTTAACCAAATGTAAACACTTAATTTTGTAATTTCATCGTGAAAGGTATCAATTGTTTTGTCTACAGTAACGATATGGACTACTTTCTTCATTTTACAAAGGTAAATTAGTTCCCTCGATAATTCACTATTTCTTAAAATTCTAGAAAAATTAGTAGCAACATTAACTCAGTATAAACAGAATCAAGTTGCCAATCCTTCTCAGAAATAAAGGCTTTAATCATTTCTTTTAATAGGGTTTGAAGAACTTTTTTAAAAAAATATATTTATGATTCACATTAAGATTTGAATTGTTGCTAATATAGCATATTAGTTATTTAATGGAAATAGATAGCAATATTTTTTAATGGTAAAATAGAACCAAAATTATTAACGGAAAATAGTATTACATAAGAAGATTTGTGATGTGGGGGGGTAAAATGAGTACTTATTATCATAGCCAGTATTATGCATATGAATTAACAAAACAAAACTCATCTTCTTCAATTGGAAGACTAAGCCAATCATTAATAAATGCAACAGTTGATTTAAATCCCCATCAAGTTGAAGCGGCATTATTTGCTTTTCGCGCACCATTGGAAAGAGGGGCTTTATTGGCCGATGAAGTTGGGTTAGGGAAAACAATTGAAGCGGGATTAATAGTTAGCCAATTGTGGGCAGAAAGAAAAAGAAATATTTTAATTATAGTACCGCCTCCATTACGCAAACAATGGAGTCAAGAATTAATGGATAAATTTTACATACCTTCTATTATTCTAGAAAATAAAAATTTCAAAGAGATGCAATCTACTGGAGTAATAAATCCATTTTATCATCAAGATTTAGTAGTAATAACGTCTTTTCAGTTTGCAAAGAATAAGGCTAGTGAAATAAGAAGAGTAAATTGGGATTTAATTATTATTGATGAGGCACACCGTTTAAGAAATGTTTATAAGAAGTCTAATAAAATAGGTCGGGCATTACGTTCAGCAACGGAAGGGTTTCCTAAATTATTATTGACCGCAACACCATTACAAAACTCATTAATGGAATTGTACGGACTAATTAGTTTTATTGATCCACATATCTTTGGAGATGAAACTTCTTTCAGAAAGCAATTCTCACGTGGATCAAGAGAAATGTCACAAGCTGACTTTATTGATTTAAAACAACGTATAAGTCCCGTTACTCACAGAACTTTAAGAAGGCAGGTAACGGAATATGTAAAATACACTAAACGTATTCCAATGACACAAAAGTTTATGCCAACAGAAGCAGAATGGGAATTATACGAAAAAGTATCTTCATATTTGCAAAGAGATTTATTATTTGCTTTACCAAAAAGTCAGCGATCATTAATGACATTGGTAATTCGTAAAATACTGGCTTCTTCATCTTTTGCTTTAGCTGATACACTTCATTCCCTTATTAAAAGATTAGATGATCTTTTAATTGAGGAAAAACAAGAAGATCAAGGGAATAATCAAGAAATTTATGAAGATATTGATGAATTTAATGATACCTTGGAAGAATGGAATGAAGAGAATGAAACAATTGAATTTAATGAGTTAACTGATGAAGAGATTAAAAAGTTAATTTTATCAGAAAAAAGAGAATTAGAATCCTATTATGAAGCTGCGAAGTCAATTACGAATAATGCAAAGGGAGAAGCCTTACTCCTTGCTCTTGAAAAAGGCTTCCAAAAAATGAAAGACTTGGGAGCGAATGATAAAGCCGTAATATTTACAGAGTCAAGAAGAACTCAATTATATTTAAAAGAAATGCTTGAGGACCAAGGATATAGTGTTGTTATGTTTAACGGTCAGAATTCGGATCCAGAAGCTAAAAGGATTTACGAATGGTGGCTGGAAAAACATCAAAATGATGATAAGATTACAGGTTCAAAGACCGCTGACATGAGAGCGGCGTTGGTTGAATATTTCCGCGAACATGCTGAAATCATGATCGCAACTGAATCTGCTTCAGAAGGAATAAATCTTCAATTTTGTAGTTTAGTAGTAAATTATGATTTGCCTTGGAACCCTCAAAGAATTGAACAAAGAATAGGAAGATGTCATCGCTATGGGCAAAAATATGATGTTGTTGTAATAAATTTCTTAAATCAAAAAAATGCTGCAGATCAAAGGGTATATGAATTACTATCAGAGAAGTTCAAGCTTTTTGAAGGATTATTTGGTTCATCTGATGAAGTATTGGGTTCATTAGAGTCGGGTGTTGATTTTGAGAAAAGAATTCAAGAAATCTATCAAACATGTAGAACTGCAGAAGAGATTGATAATGCGTTTACTAGATTGCAAGAAGAATTAGATGAACAGATCCGAAATAAAATGAAAGAAACACGGATAAGTTTAATGGAAAATTTTGACGATGAAGTCAGAGAAAAATTAAGGGATAATTATGAACAGACTAACCTACAGTTGAACAGACTGGAAAGATTTTTATGGAATCTCTCAAAAATAGAAGGTGAAAGAGAAGCTTTCTTTGATGACAATTCACTTAGCTTTATAAAAGATAATAAAAAATATCAATTAATGTCTCATTTAAAGAAGGGACAAAATAATGAAAATGTTGTTCATTATCGATTATCACATCCTTTAGCGGAAAAATGGGTCGGAAAAGCAAAAAGCAGAATTTTAATACCTAAAGAACTCACCTTCAGGTATTGCGATTATGAAGGGAAAATTAGTGTTATCGAATCAATGGTAGGAACGGAAGGTTGGCTTTCATTGGATTTGTTAAATGTAGAATCTGTTGAAGTTGAACAGCATCTAATATTTTCAGCAGTAGATAGTAATGGAAACCAACTTGATCAAGATATTTGTGAGAAATTATTCTTATTACCGGCTGTTGAACATGAAGAAATTGAAATTCCTACTTCGATTAATAATACACTTCAATATATTAGAGAATGCCAAGAAGAAGCAGTATTAAACAGTATAATGGAACGTACGGCGGAATACATGGATTCCGAACTAGAAAAATTAGATAGATGGGCAAAAGATTTAAAATTAAAGCTTGAAGTGGAAATTGATGAACTTTCTGTTGAAATTGATTATCTGAAAAAGGAATCCAAAACCATTCGTAATTTACAAGAAAAACTTGAAATGAATAAAAAAATTAAAGAACTCGAAAAGAAACGAAATGATATGAGACGAAATTTATATGATCAACAGGATCAAATTGATGAACAAAAAGATAAATTATTTGAACAAATTGAAGCAAAGCTGCAACAAAAAGTTACGAAACAGCATTTGTTTTCATTGAAGTGGAGAATTGTTTAGGAGAGGTGTTAAAGTCTTGAGTAAAAATAGGCTTGAACTAACATGGATTGGAAAAGATGAAAAATTAAATTTGGAACCGAGAATCTTGATAGAGGATCGTGAATATTCATATCATGCAGAAAAAAAATATAGTGAAGATGAAATATTTGATAATAGATTAATTTTTGGTGATAATCTCCTTGCATTGAAGGCACTTGAGGAAGAGTTTACAAATAAAATTAAGTGTATTTATATTGATCCTCCGTATAATACAGGAAATGCTTTTGAGCATTACGATGATGGATTAGAACATTCTATTTGGTTAAATATGATGAAACCAAGATTAAATATATTAAGGACCTTATTGAAAGATGATGGTGCAATATTTATTCAAATAAATGATGAAGAAATGGCTTATTTAAAAGTATTATGTGATGAAATATTTGGAAGACGAAATTTTATTACAAGTATATGTGTTAAAATGTCCCATCTAAGTGGTGTTAAAATGAGTCACATAGATAAGAAACCACCAAAAATAAAGGAATTTATTTTAATTTACGCTAAAGATAAAGAAAAGGTTAGATTTAATCCTATTTACGAAAAAGATGACTGGTTTAATGTTTTTGATCGTTATAAAAGTTTCTTAGTGAAGGATGAGAGTGATCCAGATGATATATCTAAATGGAAGGTGATTCCACTAAGAGAAGCTGCTATTAATAATAACATTAATCCAAATAATAAAGAAGAATATGAAGAATTTTGTATTAATAATGCAGACCGTATATTTAGGACTGCTCGAAATCGTAGTAAACAGTTTGAAGAATTACCTAATGATGATGTTTTTCGTGAAATTGTTACCCCAAGTGGAATGAAAAAATTAGTTTATAAAAAAGAAGAAGTATTATTTTGTATCGATAAAATGAAAGAAATTGATGGGAAACTTTCACCAGTTAAGCCATTGGGGGATATTTGGCTTGATATTGGAATTAATAATTTGCATAATGAAGGATCTGTAGATTTTAGAAATGGAAAAAAACCAGAAAAATTGATTAGGCGTATAATCGAAATGGTAACAGATAAGGGAGATTGGGTATTAGATTCATTTGCCGGTTCAGGTACAACAGGTGCTGTAGCTCATAAATTGAGAAGAAAATGGATAATGATTGAATTAGGTGAACATTGCTATACACATATAATTCCTCGGTTAAAAAATGTTATAGATGGTAGTGATCAAGCTGGTATTAGTTCTGCTGTAGGCTGGAAAGGAGGAGGAGGATTTAGATTTTATAAGTTAGCTCCTAGTCTTTTGGAAAAAGATAAGTATGGTAATTGGGTTATTAGCAAACAATATAATGCTGAAATGTTGTCAGAGGCTATGTGTAAACTTGAGGGATTTAAATATAACCCGGATAAAAGCGTTTATTGGAAGCATGGTCAGTCAACAGAAAATGATTATATCTATGTAACAACTCAATTTGTTAATCAGCAGTTAGCAGCAGATATTGCTGATCAAATGAAAGAAGATGAAACATTATTAATTTGCTGTAAAGCATTTAATGTAAACCAAGAAGACTTTCCAAATATTACATTTAAAAAAATACCTCAGTCTGTATTAAAAAAATGTGAATTTGGTAGGGATGATTATAGCTTGAACGTTCAAAATCTTCCTATGATGGAAAAGGAACCAGAGCAGATGGAATTGTTTGATGAGGGGGATGTGGAATGAATCGATTTGTAAATCAGATCTCAAGTCGTCTTAGCCTAAGAGACCCGCAAAGGGAATCTTTGGAAATATTAGCTGAAGTAGTAGAAAACATCTCCCTAGAAAAAAACACAACAAGTGAGCAACTTCAGCAAAAACTAAATGTTATTAAAAATCTTTTTCCTAGCGTTGAAGATTTTGAAAGGGATTTTCCTTCTATTTGTTTTGCACTTGCTACAGGTGTTGGTAAGACAAGATTAATGGGGGCCTTTATTTCATATTTATATCTGACGAAGGGCATCAAAAACTTTTTTGTTTTAGCACCAAATTTGACTATCTATGAAAAACTAATTCAAGACTTTACTCCGAATACAAAAAAATATGTATTTAAAGGAATTTCACAATTTGCTACAAATGAACCTTTAATAATTACTGGAGAAAACTATGAAGAAAGTGCATTGCTACTACTTGATCCAGATCGTGTAAAGATAAATATTTTTAACATTGCAAAAATCAATGCTGAAGTAAGAGGTGGAAAATCCCCTCGGATTAAAAGATTAAGTGAGTATATTGGAGAAAGTTATTTCAAATATTTATCTTCATTACCTGATTTAGTCTTATTAATGGATGAATCACATCGTTATCGGGCTTCTGCAGGAGTTAAAGTGTTAAATGAATTGAATCCAGTTTTAGGGTTAGAACTAACGGCAACACCACAAGTTGAAAAAGGGCAGAGATCCATTCCATTTAAAAATGTGATTTATAGTTTTCCATTATATATGGCAATGGAAAAGGGTTATGTTAAAGAGCCAACTGTTGCTACTCGTGAAAACTTTGATCTATCTAATTATTCTGATGAGGATTCATTAGAACTCATTAAACTTAATGACGGTATATTGGTACATGAAGAAACAAAAGTTGAACTTGAAGTATATGCAAGGGAGAATAACAAACCCATTGTAAAACCATTCATTCTAATCGTTGCTCAAGATACAGAACATGCTGAAAAATTATTGAATATCATTAAAAGTGATGATTTCTTCAATGGAAAATATAAAGATAAAGTAATTACTGTTCATTCAAAACAATCAGGTGAAGAAAAAGACGAAACGATTCAAGAACTGCTTGCATTAGAGGATCCAAACTCTAATATTGAAATTGTAATCCATGTTAACAAGTTAAAAGAGGGTTGGGATGTTACAAACTTATATACAATTATCCCATTAAGGGCTGCTAATTCAAAAACTTTGGTTGAACAATCCATTGGCCGTGGACTTCGTTTGCCATATGGAAAACGAACAGGAGTTAAAGCGGTTGATAGATTAACAATTATCGCTCACGATCGATTCCAAGAAATTATTGATGAAGCCAATAATCCAAATTCTGTTATTCGTAAAGGTGTTTACATTGGTAAAGATGTTGCGAAATCACAAAAGAAGGTTGTTTCTGTTGAATCTAATGTGAAACAAAGTATTATTCAAAAAATCGCCGGAGATGACTTAAGTAAAGAAGATGATAGTGCTAAGCAAAGGGTAGAAATTAAAAGAAATATTGCAGAAACAACACTCAGGACAATTCAAAAGTTAACTGAAATTCCATCTAATACTCATTTAACAAAACCGGAGATAAAACAAAAAATTATTAAAGAGGTAAACTCTACATACCCTGTAGGTCAGATAGAATTTGTTTTTGAAGATCAATCAAATATAGTTGAAGAAATTGTTGATACTGTCACTGAATACATTGTTGAGAAAACGATAGACATTCCAAAAATCATTCTTCAACCAAAAAACGAAATTACTTGGGGATTTGAAGATTTTGATTTAAAAGTTTCAAATATTAATTTACAACCAGTTACTCAAGATATTCTATTACAGGAACTTAGAACTAGACAAAGAGATACGTTGCATTTCAAAGTGGAGATTAATGAAGATGAACCATTAGAGAACTATATTATATCTAGATTAATTGATTTTGATGATATTTCATACGAAGAGCATGCTAATTTGCTTTATAAATTAGTAGGTCAATTAATTGACCATCTAAGATCGTACTTAAAAGATGACAATGATGTGAGAAATGTTTTGTTATATAATCAACAACTATTAGCAAATAACATACATGCACAAATGTTAGAGCATTATGTGGAATCAAAAGTCGAGTATGATGTTCATGTGAGAAGTGATTTCGAAGTACTTAAAACAAATACTTTTTCTGTAGATATTGATGAAGAGGTTAGAGATTTCCGAATTCCTGTGGAAAATCCTTCAGCAATAAAGGGAATGAGTTTTGGTGGGTTTAGTCGCTGTCTATATCCAATTCAAAAATTTGATGCAGAAAATGAGCGTCGATTTGCCGTTATTTGTGAACAAGATCCAAAGGTGAAGATTTGGTTTAAACCAGCTTTAAATCAACTAAAAATCTATTACAATCAAAAGCAATCATACAACCCGGACTTTATAGTAGAAACTGATGTAAAAAAATACCTTGTTGAATTAAAAGCTGCAAACAAAATTGATGGTGATAAGGAAGTAGAAGCGAAAAAAGCTGCCGCAATTGAATGGTGTAAATATGCAACTAATCATGAATTACAAAATGGTGGCAAGGAATGGGTTTATCTATTGATACCACATAATGATGTTAATGAGAATATGACAATAGCTGGGTTAGAAGCAAGATATTCTAGAAATAATAGTATAAAATACTATCGGCATGATTGATGAGATCAATAGAAATGCGGAAGAAATTGCTGGGGCATGAATTAAAATTAGAAAACAACAATGATTCAGAGACACCTTGAATATATTCAAGGTGTCTTCTGTTTTAAGGAGGGTAATCAATGGAGACTGAGATTTTCAGAAAGGAAATTAATAAACGCTGAAAATAAGATATTATATTAAATAAGGGGGGGATAGGATTGAGCAATGCAGAATATGAATACGGATACATTCAAAAATTGTTTATAAAGTTTTGCTTTATCTTTAAAAATATTAATCTCGAAATAGATGTGCCGTCCGATTATTCCGAAACGGTGCAACTATACTTGCCAAAAGAATTAAATGAAGAAAGAACACAAATTGGTTCCATTCAATACGGAGGTATTAAGTATCCGATAATGGATAATGATTCCATCCATCTTAAATATGTTGAAATAAGACTGAAAGGAGAATTTTTAAGAACGATCGGCAAATATAATGAAATATATAATTTACTAAAAGAAAATGATGCAAACGATTGGATAAAGTATAAGTTTACATATTGCAAAGAGGATATTATTCTGGCAAGAAAACTTGCGAATATCATTTCTAGAGGTCTTGAAAGAGAATTTGGAAAAAAATATTTAACAATTGGAATTGATAAAAAGATACTAGAATTACCTAGACAAAGGCCAAAATACACTTTTTCATATAATCAAAGTGAAGCAGTAAAAATTATATCTGATATTTTAATAGAACAAGGTTATGATATATCCCGGTCATCAAAAAGCAATCCGACATATCATATAATCGTATCATCCAATGGGAAATCTGCCCGAATACTGGTTAGGAATCTTCAACATGATTCTGCTTATAAGGATTCTACTATCCCTTATCAGGTATATAAGATTGATGCTTTTGAAACGACTGATGAGCAGGAGATTGGAATAAAAGAAATTGACTTTGTTGTCGGATATAATTTTAAAGACAATGTATTTGCATGTTTAAGCATTGATGATTTTTTAGATAAACGAAGCAGAGTTGTACATGAGAAAGAAGGTTTGCGATCTGAGTTTTTTAATTCTTGGGATTTATTAAGCAATTATTTTAGTAATTATTAAAGCAAAGGAGAAGTCTGTATGGGAAATGGAAAAATTGATTCAGATAAAAAAGTACTACAAAAGATATTCTCACCTGATTTTTGGTTTTTAATTCCGGAATATCAACGGTCATATGTATGGCAAACTGAAAATATTGTTGATCTTATTGATGACTTATATTATGCATTTACTTATAAAAATGAAAATGAGTATTTTCTCGGTTCTCTTGTATTAAAAAGAACAGATAACCATGAATTTGCTGAATATGAAGTGTTAGATGGACAGCAGCGTCTTACTACATTTTTCCTGATGTTTGCCGTTTTAAGAGATTTACTAGACAATCCTTCATATAAAGCTAATCTGCAGTAAAAGATTTACCAAAAAGCAGATGAATTAGATATGATACTG
The window above is part of the Bacillus methanolicus genome. Proteins encoded here:
- a CDS encoding SNF2-related protein, with product MSTYYHSQYYAYELTKQNSSSSIGRLSQSLINATVDLNPHQVEAALFAFRAPLERGALLADEVGLGKTIEAGLIVSQLWAERKRNILIIVPPPLRKQWSQELMDKFYIPSIILENKNFKEMQSTGVINPFYHQDLVVITSFQFAKNKASEIRRVNWDLIIIDEAHRLRNVYKKSNKIGRALRSATEGFPKLLLTATPLQNSLMELYGLISFIDPHIFGDETSFRKQFSRGSREMSQADFIDLKQRISPVTHRTLRRQVTEYVKYTKRIPMTQKFMPTEAEWELYEKVSSYLQRDLLFALPKSQRSLMTLVIRKILASSSFALADTLHSLIKRLDDLLIEEKQEDQGNNQEIYEDIDEFNDTLEEWNEENETIEFNELTDEEIKKLILSEKRELESYYEAAKSITNNAKGEALLLALEKGFQKMKDLGANDKAVIFTESRRTQLYLKEMLEDQGYSVVMFNGQNSDPEAKRIYEWWLEKHQNDDKITGSKTADMRAALVEYFREHAEIMIATESASEGINLQFCSLVVNYDLPWNPQRIEQRIGRCHRYGQKYDVVVINFLNQKNAADQRVYELLSEKFKLFEGLFGSSDEVLGSLESGVDFEKRIQEIYQTCRTAEEIDNAFTRLQEELDEQIRNKMKETRISLMENFDDEVREKLRDNYEQTNLQLNRLERFLWNLSKIEGEREAFFDDNSLSFIKDNKKYQLMSHLKKGQNNENVVHYRLSHPLAEKWVGKAKSRILIPKELTFRYCDYEGKISVIESMVGTEGWLSLDLLNVESVEVEQHLIFSAVDSNGNQLDQDICEKLFLLPAVEHEEIEIPTSINNTLQYIRECQEEAVLNSIMERTAEYMDSELEKLDRWAKDLKLKLEVEIDELSVEIDYLKKESKTIRNLQEKLEMNKKIKELEKKRNDMRRNLYDQQDQIDEQKDKLFEQIEAKLQQKVTKQHLFSLKWRIV
- a CDS encoding DEAD/DEAH box helicase family protein — encoded protein: MNRFVNQISSRLSLRDPQRESLEILAEVVENISLEKNTTSEQLQQKLNVIKNLFPSVEDFERDFPSICFALATGVGKTRLMGAFISYLYLTKGIKNFFVLAPNLTIYEKLIQDFTPNTKKYVFKGISQFATNEPLIITGENYEESALLLLDPDRVKINIFNIAKINAEVRGGKSPRIKRLSEYIGESYFKYLSSLPDLVLLMDESHRYRASAGVKVLNELNPVLGLELTATPQVEKGQRSIPFKNVIYSFPLYMAMEKGYVKEPTVATRENFDLSNYSDEDSLELIKLNDGILVHEETKVELEVYARENNKPIVKPFILIVAQDTEHAEKLLNIIKSDDFFNGKYKDKVITVHSKQSGEEKDETIQELLALEDPNSNIEIVIHVNKLKEGWDVTNLYTIIPLRAANSKTLVEQSIGRGLRLPYGKRTGVKAVDRLTIIAHDRFQEIIDEANNPNSVIRKGVYIGKDVAKSQKKVVSVESNVKQSIIQKIAGDDLSKEDDSAKQRVEIKRNIAETTLRTIQKLTEIPSNTHLTKPEIKQKIIKEVNSTYPVGQIEFVFEDQSNIVEEIVDTVTEYIVEKTIDIPKIILQPKNEITWGFEDFDLKVSNINLQPVTQDILLQELRTRQRDTLHFKVEINEDEPLENYIISRLIDFDDISYEEHANLLYKLVGQLIDHLRSYLKDDNDVRNVLLYNQQLLANNIHAQMLEHYVESKVEYDVHVRSDFEVLKTNTFSVDIDEEVRDFRIPVENPSAIKGMSFGGFSRCLYPIQKFDAENERRFAVICEQDPKVKIWFKPALNQLKIYYNQKQSYNPDFIVETDVKKYLVELKAANKIDGDKEVEAKKAAAIEWCKYATNHELQNGGKEWVYLLIPHNDVNENMTIAGLEARYSRNNSIKYYRHD
- a CDS encoding IS110 family transposase, producing the protein MNYTQNRKISQITPSTLIIGIDIAKDKHVARAQDDRGIEFGKRLIFENRIHGFQMLLDWVNRHQKENDKNHVIFGVEPTGPYWLNLAYFLTAKGYDFVLVNPMHVKKSKELDDNSPTKNDTKDARVIAQLIKDGRYSVPNLLDGIYAELREGVKIRDQLTQQLAITEGRIQNLIQRYFPEFFDVFGDWEGKAALCTLKLFPFPSQIKEMTPEEILSKWKPFVQRGVGMKRATKLVETAKKSIGIQIGIQFAKREMEYLIDQYELYQTQLEELDQELEALVETIPGAKQMMNISGLGVTTVALFFAEVGDLTKYSHPQQLVNLAGLSLREHSSGKFKGQTRITKRGRSRLRKALYLAIRPLVAHNPTFKALHQYYTKRSERPLKKQQSLIALCCKLLRVLFVIGQKQCEFDGSKLLQGLPQITLQVA
- a CDS encoding site-specific DNA-methyltransferase, encoding MSKNRLELTWIGKDEKLNLEPRILIEDREYSYHAEKKYSEDEIFDNRLIFGDNLLALKALEEEFTNKIKCIYIDPPYNTGNAFEHYDDGLEHSIWLNMMKPRLNILRTLLKDDGAIFIQINDEEMAYLKVLCDEIFGRRNFITSICVKMSHLSGVKMSHIDKKPPKIKEFILIYAKDKEKVRFNPIYEKDDWFNVFDRYKSFLVKDESDPDDISKWKVIPLREAAINNNINPNNKEEYEEFCINNADRIFRTARNRSKQFEELPNDDVFREIVTPSGMKKLVYKKEEVLFCIDKMKEIDGKLSPVKPLGDIWLDIGINNLHNEGSVDFRNGKKPEKLIRRIIEMVTDKGDWVLDSFAGSGTTGAVAHKLRRKWIMIELGEHCYTHIIPRLKNVIDGSDQAGISSAVGWKGGGGFRFYKLAPSLLEKDKYGNWVISKQYNAEMLSEAMCKLEGFKYNPDKSVYWKHGQSTENDYIYVTTQFVNQQLAADIADQMKEDETLLICCKAFNVNQEDFPNITFKKIPQSVLKKCEFGRDDYSLNVQNLPMMEKEPEQMELFDEGDVE
- a CDS encoding DUF262 domain-containing protein yields the protein MGNGKIDSDKKVLQKIFSPDFWFLIPEYQRSYVWQTENIVDLIDDLYYAFTYKNENEYFLGSLVLKRTDNHEFAEYEVLDGQQRLTTFFLMFAVLRDLLDNPSYKANLQ
- a CDS encoding group I intron-associated PD-(D/E)XK endonuclease; translated protein: MSNAEYEYGYIQKLFIKFCFIFKNINLEIDVPSDYSETVQLYLPKELNEERTQIGSIQYGGIKYPIMDNDSIHLKYVEIRLKGEFLRTIGKYNEIYNLLKENDANDWIKYKFTYCKEDIILARKLANIISRGLEREFGKKYLTIGIDKKILELPRQRPKYTFSYNQSEAVKIISDILIEQGYDISRSSKSNPTYHIIVSSNGKSARILVRNLQHDSAYKDSTIPYQVYKIDAFETTDEQEIGIKEIDFVVGYNFKDNVFACLSIDDFLDKRSRVVHEKEGLRSEFFNSWDLLSNYFSNY